Within the Stenotrophomonas maltophilia genome, the region CGGCCGCGTTCGGTCGCGTCGCCGTGCTGCTCGGCGGTACCTCCAGCGAGCGCGAGGTGTCGCTGGATTCCGGCCGCAACGTGCTGGAGGCGCTGCAGTCGCGCGGCGTCGATGCGTTCGCCGTGGACGGCATTCCGGCCCTGGCCCGGGCATTGGCCGGCGGCGGCATCGATCGCGTGTTCAACATCCTGCACGGCCACAACGGTGGCGGAGAGGATGGCATCGTGCAGGGCCTGATGGACGCCTTCGGCGTGCCGTATACCGGCTCGGACGTGCTGGGTTCGGCATTGAGCATGGACAAGATCCGCACCAAGCAGGTATGGCTGTCGGTCGGTTTACCCACCCCGCAGTACCGGAAGGTCACTGCCGAGACCGTCCACGCACAGGCGCGCGAGCTGGGCCTGCCGGTGGTGGTCAAGCCGGCCAACGAAGGCTCCAGCGTGGGCATCAGCCGTGTGACCGACGAAGCAGGCCTGGACGAGGCGGTGGCGTTGGCCGCGCGCTACGACGGCCAGCTGCTGATGGAGCAGATGGTGGTCGGCGACGAGCTGACCGTCGCCATCCTTGGCGACGTCGCACTGCCGTCGATCCGCATCGTGCCCAAGGGCCAGTGGTACGACTACAACGCCAAGTACATCGCAGAAGATACCCAGTACCTGTGCCCGGGCCTGGACGGCGAGGCCGAGGACGAGCTCCGTCGCATCGCGCTGGCCGCGTTCCGCGCCGCCGGCTGCCGTGGCTGGGGGCGCGTGGACGTGATGCGTGACCGGGCCAGTGGCCGCTTCTTCCTGCTGGAAGTGAACACCGCGCCGGGCATGACCAGCCACTCGCTGGTGCCCAAGGCGGCCCGCCAGGCCGGCATCGGCTTCGAGGAGCTGGTATGGCGCGTGCTTGAACAGACCCTGGAGGCTGGCCACGCATGAACGCGGTGCTGCGCATCTTCGTCTGGCTTCTGGCGCTGTCGGTGGTGGCACTGCCGGTGGTGGCCGTTGTCAATGGCTGGGTCGGCGCCGAGCGCTGGCCGCTGGCGAAGCTGCGCGTGCACGGTGAATTCAAGCGCGTGCCGGCCGAGCAGCTGCAGCAGGTGCTGTTGCCGTATGCGCGTGCCGGGTTCTTCGCGGTCAAGCTGCAGGATGCGCAGGACGCACTGGAGAAGCTGCCGTGGGTGGAAAGCGCGCAGGTGCGCAAGCAGTGGCCTGACGTGCTGGAAGTGACCCTGGTCGAGCACAAGCCTTTCGCCCGCTGGGGCGAGGGTCGCCTGCTGTCCGAGCAGGGCAAGCTGTTCCCCACGCCGAAGAAGCTGGCCGACCTGCAGCTGCCCGAGCTGGATGGCCCCGACAGCCAGACCGAGGAAGTGGTCAAGCTGTACAACGATTCACGCGCGCTGTTCGCGCCTGCCGGCGTCGACGTGCGCCGGCTGACCATGGATGCGCGCGGCAGCTGGTCGCTGGTGCTGAGCAACGGCACCGAAGTGGTGGTCGGGCGCGATGACGCCCGTTCGCGCCTGCAGCGCTTCGTGCGCGTGCTGCCACAACTGGCCAACCAGGCTGCGCCGATCGAGCGCGCCGATCTCCGCTACACCAATGGTTTCACGCTGAGCTGGGGCACCCCGGCCGCGCCGGCTGACGCGCCGGCGACCCCGGCAAGAAGGACGCAGGAAAGGACATGAATCGCAAGGGTGACAAATCGCTGATCGTCGGCCTGGATATCGGCACCTCCAAGGTGGTGGCGCTGGTGGGCGAGTATTCGCCGGGCAATCCGATCGAAGTGATCGGCATCGGATCGCACGAGTCGCGCGGCCTCAAGCGCGGCGTGGTGGTGGACATCGAATCGACCGTGCAGTCGATCCAGCGTGCGGTCGAAGAGGCCGAGCTGATGGCCGGCTGCGAGATCCGTTCGGTCTACGCCTCGATCTCCGGCAACCACGTGCAGTGCAAGAACTCGCCGGGAATCGTGCCGATCCGCGATGGCGAGGTGACCTGGGGCGACCTGGACCGCGTGCTCGACGCTGCCAAGGCGGTGGCGATTCCGGCTGACCAGAAGATCCTGCATGCGATCCCGCGCGAGTACGTGCTGGATGATTCGCAGGAAGGCATCCGCAACCCGGTGGGCATGACCGGTGTGCGCCTGGAAGTGCATGCACACCTGGTGGTGTGCGCGCAGTCCGCCGCCGCCAACATCAGCAAGTGCGTGCAGCGCTGCGGCCTGCAGGTGGATGATCTGGTGCTGTCCTCGCTGGCCTCCAGCGTGGCGGTGCTGACCGCCGACGAACGCGAGCTGGGCGTGGTGCTGGTCGACATGGGCGCAGGCACCACCGACATCGCGGTGTTCGTGCAGGGCGCGATCTGCCACACCGCATCGCTGCCGATTGCCGGCGACCACGTCACCAACGACATCGCGCACATGCTGCGCACGCCGACCCCGGAAGCCGAGCAGATCAAGGTGCGCTACGCCTGCGCCCTGGCCCAGCTGGCCACTGCCGAGGAGAGCATCCAGGTGCCGTCGGTGGGTGATCGCCCACCGCGGCGCATGCCGCGCCATTCGCTGGCGCAGGCAGTGCAGGGCCGCTACGAGGAAATCTTCGAGATGGTGCAGGCCGAACTGCGTCGCTCCGGCTTCGAAGAGCTGGTGCGCGCGGGCATGGTGCTCACCGGCGGTGCATCGAAGATGGAAGGCGTGGTCGAGCTGGCTGAAGAGATGCTGCAGATGCCGGTGCGCGTGGGAATTCCGCAGCACGTCACCGGCCTGGGCGAAGTGGTCGGCAACCCGGTGCACGCCACCGGCGTGGGCCTGCTGCTGATGGGCAGCCAGATCGAGCATCCGCGCCGGCCATCGCTGCCGACCGGGCGCGCCGGCAGCATGTTCAAGAAACTCAAGACCTGGTTCCGCGGCGAGTTCTGACGCGGAACCCTTAACGCCGGGCATCGCCCGGATGCAACACCCGCAACACAACGCAACACCGGCAACACACAACCCACACAGCCGCAACGGCGGCATGCAGCAGGACGGCAGGACGCCCGAATGCCCATGCCATCGAAAGCGGATACAACGAGGACACGGACATGGCGCATTTTGAACTGATCGAAAAGATGGCACCCAATGCGGTGATCAAGGTGGTTGGCGTGGGCGGCGGCGGCGGCAATGCCGTGGCGCACATGGTCAACTCGGCGGTGGACGGCGTGGAGTTCATCACCGCCAACACCGACTCGCAGGCCATCAAGAATTGCGGTGCGAAGCTGCAGCTGCAGCTGGGCACCAACGTGACCAAGGGCCTGGGCGCAGGCGCGAACCCGGAAGTGGGCCGCCAGGCCGCCCTGGAAGACCGTGAGCGCATCATGGACGCCCTGCAGGGCGCCGATATGGTGTTCATCACCGCCGGCATGGGCGGTGGCACCGGCACCGGTGCGGCGCCGGTGGTGGCGCAGCTGGCCAAGGAAATGGGCATCCTGACCGTGGCCGTGGTCACCAAGCCGTTCCCGTTCGAAGGCCGTCGCCGCATGCAGGTTGCGCTGAAGGGCATCGAGGAACTGAGCCAGCACTGCGACTCGCTGATCACGATTCCGAACGAGAAGCTGATCACCGTGCTGGGCCGCAACGCCACCATGATCCAGGCGTTCCGTGCTGCCAATGACGTGCTGCAGGGCGCCGTGCAGGGCATCGCTGACCTGATCGTGCGTCCGGGCCTGATCAACGTCGACTTCGCCGACGTGCGCACCGTCATGTCCGAAATGGGCCTGGCGATGATGGGTACCGGCACCGCCCGTGGCGATGACCGTGCCCAGGCTGCCGCCGAAGCGGCGATCCAGAACCCGCTGCTGGACGATGTGAACCTGGCCGGTGCCAACGGCATCCTGGTCAACATCACCGCCGGCGCCGACTTCACCATGGCCGAGTTCGACGAGATCGGCCGCACCATCGATGGCTTCGCGTCCGAAGATGCCACCGTGGTGGTCGGTACCGTGCTGGATCCGGACATGCAGGACGAAGTGCGCGTGACGGTGGTGGCTACCGGCCTGAACCGCGTGTCGGCCAGCAAGAGCCAGCGTCCGGGCGAGCGTGCGCCGATCAAGCTGGTGCGCAATGCCACCACCGGCCAGCCGGAGTTCGGCGAGTTCGACACGGGTGGCGACGCGGTCTCCAAGGCCGTGGGCGGCATGGGCCTGGGCCTGCGTCGTGCCAGCAGCGATACCGCGGCAGCCTCCACCGCGTCGGCCCCGGCCTCTTCGGCCCCGGCGGCGGCGGAACTGCCGAACGATTACCTGGACATCCCGGCGTTCCTGCGCCGCCAGGCGGACTGAGCGGAGCTGCCCGGGGCTTGTCCTCCCCGGGTCGCGCCACCATGTCCTGAAGTGCGGGCGCCGGGCCAGGATAGGCCCGGCGGCCCTTCACGCGTGTCCCACCCGCGCGCCGGTGTGTCCTGCCGCCGTTTCAGCCGGGGTAGGGGAGTGCGCGTGTTAATCTAAGGTGTCACTTCCGGTCTGCCCCCATGATCCAGCAACGCACCCTCAAGAACACGATCCGCGCCACCGGCGTTGGCCTGCACAGCGGTGACAAGGTCTACATGACCCTGCGCCCGGCACCGGTCAACCACGGCATCGTGTTCCGCCGCGTGGATCTGGATCCGGTGGTGGAAGTGCCGGCCAAGGCGGAGCTGGTCACCGAAGTGACCCTGTGCACCGGCCTGACCTGCAACGACGCCAAGGTCCAGACCGTTGAACACCTGATGTCGGCTCTGGCCGGCCTGGGTGTGGACAACATCATCGTTGAGCTGTCCTCGGCAGAGCTGCCGATCATGGACGGTTCGGCCGGCCCGTTCGTGTTCCTGCTGCAGTCGGCAGGCATCGTGGAACAGGATGCGCCCAAGCGCTTCATCCGCGTGCTCAAGACCGTGGAAGTGACCGAGGGTGACAAGGTGGCCCGCTTCACGCCCTACGAGGGGTACAAGCTGGGCTTCACCATCCAGTTCGACCACCCGATGATCCCGGCCAAGCAGTCACGCCAGGAAATCGAATTCTCCACGCTGGCGTACACCAAGGAAATCTCCCGCGCGCGCACCTTCGGCTTCATGCGCGACCTGGAGTACATGCGTGAACGCAATCTGGGCCTGGGCGGGTCGATGGACAACGCCATCGTGCTTGACGAGTTCCGCGTGCTCAACGAAGACGGGCTGCGATACGCCGACGAATTCGTGCGCCACAAGATTCTTGATGCGATCGGCGACCTCTACCTCGCCGGTGGCCAGGTGCTGGGCGCCTACGAGGGCTTCAAGTCCGGTCACGCGCTCAACAACAAGCTGGTGCGCGCGCTGATGGCCGATGCCAGCGCGTGGGAGTGGGTCAGCTATGACTCGCCGGCGGTACCGGATCCGGTCGAGTACGCCACCCCGGCCTACGCCTGATCCACATAACGTTTTGAATTGAAAGGAAAAAACGCCGCCTCTCAGGGCGGCGTCCGCATTTCTGGAGGCTGCGATGGATACGACGCAGCAGGTGACGCGACTGTCGGTCTGTCGTCACGGTTTCGTGAACCTGTTGGATCGGAAGCCTGAATTTAACGTTGTTTTAACAACAATCTAACGACAGGTCCACCGGGGACCGCTAGGATGCGACCCGGCCCCCGAAATGTTTCACGCTGCGGTGACACGCGCGACGGGGAGCGGAGCAGGAGGCTCCGTTGTCCTCAGGACCGCTTCTTCGGCTTCGAAGGAACATCCTGCAGGGCTGCCAAGGCGTCGCGTAGCCCTTTGTGCGTGGCGGCTGAAACTGCGTGGGGGCCATTCCGGTTGTCGATCGCTGGGGAGCGTGAGGGAGTGGTGGACGCAGTCTTGATGGTCACCCTGGTGGCCTTCAGCCCGATGGACCGGGCCGCGTCGAGAAGCTGGGCCTCGGCAAGCCGGAACTTGGCATGCCAGACCGGGGACTCGACGAGAAAAACGAGGTGTTCCCCGTCCACATTGGCCAGCCGGCAACGGCTGCGCAGAGGTGGCGGCAACTGGGGGCGCAACTGACGGTCCAGCGCGTCGAGCCACAAGGCACGCCGCAGCGGGTTCCCGCTTTTGTCCGCCATTACCGCATCCAGTGCCGGTTTCGGCACGGAAGCGGGGCGAACGCTGGATTTCGGCTCAGACATGAAAACTCACTGATGGCATTCAAAAAGATCGTAATCAAAACGCGTGAAGGTCAGGCCAAATCGGCGCTCACGCGTTTGCGGTTCTATTTCGAGGACCGCCCCCGTGCCCTGCTGGGCAGCGTGCTCGGGGTAGGCTGCATTATCGGCTTTGCAGGCGGAATCGGCGCCAACGCGTTCAACGATTCGCGGCTGCAGGCCAAGGTCGACCGCCAGGAGGCTGAACTGGCCAAGGTCCAGCGCGATGCGCAGACCCAGGTCAACGCGTTGGCGGCCCGCCTCGGCGAGCTGCAGGCGCAGGCCACCCGCCTCAACGCCCTGGGCGAACGGCTGACCCAGATGGGCAAGCTGGAAGATGGCGAGTTCGACTTCAACGAAACTCCCGGCCTGGGTGACGGCGATGCCGGCGGCCCGACCTCGGACATCCCGGTCAAGGATGTCAACGCCGACTTACAGGTGCTGGAGCAGCGTTTCGCTGCTTCAGGCCGCCAGCTGTCGGTGATGGAATCGCTGATGTTCGATCACCAGCTGCAGCAGAACGCCGTGCCTTCGCGCATGCCGATCCGCAACAGCTATGTCACGTCCGGCTTCGGCACCCGTGCCGACCCCTTCGGCCGCGGTGCCGCCACCCACAAGGGCATGGACTTCCACGCCCGGGTCGGCGATCCGGTCATGGCCGTGGCCGATGGCGTGGTCAGCTTCTCCGGCGTCAAGGGCGGCTACGGCAACGTCGTCGATGTCGACCATGGCAACGGCTACGTCACCCGCTACGCGCACAATTCGCGCCTGGTCGTGAAGGTCGGCGATCTGGTCCGTGCCGGCCAGGAAGTGGCCAAGGCCGGTTCCACCGGTCGCTCCACCGGCGCCCACGTGCACTTCGAGGTGTGGGAAAACGGCAACGTGGTCAACCCGCGCAAGTTCCTCGGCGACGGCGGCAACACGCCGGTCGGCCGTATCAGCCGCGGCTGATTCCAGCGCCGGGCATGGCCCGGCGCCACCCTCCTTGGGGTCAGATCCTTTCGCCACGGCGAAAGGGATCCGACCCCTTTGCTCAACCCCGGTTTGCCGGATCCGGGCCGATCACGCCGCACGGGACGCTTGAAACCCCTCCCGGCCGTCCCAAGCTACAATGGGTGTTGCCATCGACAGGGCGCCAAGCGCCCTGTTTCGTTTGCGGCGGACGGATTCCCCAGGGAAGGCCGGGCGTCGTGTCCATCCAACCCGGTTCCTTCAATGATCAACAGCCTGCTTACCCGCGTATTTGGCAGTCGTAACGAACGACAGCTGCGCCAGCTCAACCGCATCGTCGCCAAGATCAATGCGCTGGAGCCGGAGATCGAGAAGCTTTCCGACGAGCAGCTGCAGGCCAAGACGCCGGAGTTCAAGCAGCGCATCGCCGGCGGTGAGGCCCTGGACAAGGTCCTGCCGGAAGCATTCGCGGTCTGCCGCGAAGCCGGTCGCCGCGTGCTCGGCATGCGCCACTACGACGTGCAGCTGATCGGCGGCATGGTCCTGCACCTGGGCAAGATCGCCGAAATGCGTACCGGTGAAGGCAAGACCCTGGTGGCCACGCTGCCGGTGTACCTCAACGCGCTGGAAGGCAAGGGCGTGCACGTGGTCACCGTGAACGACTACCTGGCCCGCCGCGATGCCGCGCAGATGGGCAAGCTGTACAACTGGCTGGGCCTGAGCGTGGGCGTGGTGTATCCGGGCATGCCGCACAGCGACAAGCGCGAAGCCTATTCCGCCGACATCACCTACGGCACCAACAACGAATTCGGTTTCGACTACCTGCGCGACAACATGGCGCTGTCCAAGGCCGATCGCTACCAGCGCGGCCTGCATTACGCCATCGTCGACGAAGTCGACTCCATCCTGATCGACGAAGCACGCACCCCGCTGATCATCTCCGGCCCGGCCGACGATTCCCCGGAGCTGTACATCCGCGTCAACCGCATCGTGCCGAACCTGGTCAAGCAGGAAGTGGAAGACGGCGAGGGCGACTTCTGGGTCGACGAGAAGGGCAAGCAGGTGCACCTGTCCGAAGCGGGCATGGAGCACGCCGAACAGCTGCTGGTCGAGGCCGGCATCCTCAACGGCGACACCGAAGGCCTGTACGCGGCGCAGAACCTGACCGTGGTCCACCACCTCAACGCCGCCCTGCGCGCGCACGCCATCTACCAGCGTGACGTGGACTACATCGTGCGCGATGGTGAAGTGGTGATCGTGGACGAGTTCACCGGCCGTACCCTGGCCGGTCGCCGCTGGTCCGACGGCCTGCACCAGGCGGTGGAGGCGAAGGAAGGCGTGCCGGTGCAGCGTGAGAACCAGACGCTGGCCAGCATTACCTTCCAGAACCTGTTCCGCATGTACAAGAAGCTGTCCGGCATGACCGGTACGGCCGATACCGAAGCATTCGAGTTCCAGAGCATCTACGGCCTGGAAGTGGTGGTGATCCCGACCAACCGCCCGACCATCCGCAAGGACAGCCCGGACCAGGTGTTCCTCAACCGCAAGGGCAAGTTCAACGCGGTGCTGGCCGACATCGAGGAATGCGCCAAGCGCGGCCAGCCGGTGCTGGTCGGTACCACCTCGATCGAAACCTCGGAAATGCTGTCCGAGCACCTGCGCAAGGCGGGCGTGAAGCACGAAGTGCTCAACGCCAAGCAGCACGACCGCGAAGCGACCATCGTCGCCAATGCCGGTCGTCCCGGCGCGGTGACCATCGCCACCAACATGGCCGGTCGTGGTACCGACATCGTGCTCGGTGGTTCGCTGGAAGCCGAGCTGCATGCGCTGGGCGAAGATGCCACCGATGAACAGAAGGCGGCGATCAAGGCCGACTGGCAGCAGCGCCACGAAGCAGTGAAGGCGGCAGGCGGCCTGCACATCGTCGGCACCGAGCGCCATGAATCGCGTCGTATCGACAACCAGCTGCGTGGCCGTTCGGGCCGCCAGGGCGACCCGGGTTCGTCCCGCTTCTACCTGTCGCTGGAAGACAACCTGATGCGCATCTTCGCCTCCGACTGGGTGCAGAAGGCCATGCGCATGATGGGCATGAAGGAAGACGACGTCATCGAAGACCGCCTGGTCAGCCGCCAGATCGAGAAGGCGCAGCGCAAGGTCGAGGCCCACAACTTCGACATCCGCAAGAACCTGCTGGACTTCGACGACGTCAACAACGACCAGCGCAAGGTCATCTACGCCCAGCGCGATGAACTGCTGGACGCCGAATCGGTGAAGGAGAACGTCGATGGCATC harbors:
- the lpxC gene encoding UDP-3-O-acyl-N-acetylglucosamine deacetylase translates to MIQQRTLKNTIRATGVGLHSGDKVYMTLRPAPVNHGIVFRRVDLDPVVEVPAKAELVTEVTLCTGLTCNDAKVQTVEHLMSALAGLGVDNIIVELSSAELPIMDGSAGPFVFLLQSAGIVEQDAPKRFIRVLKTVEVTEGDKVARFTPYEGYKLGFTIQFDHPMIPAKQSRQEIEFSTLAYTKEISRARTFGFMRDLEYMRERNLGLGGSMDNAIVLDEFRVLNEDGLRYADEFVRHKILDAIGDLYLAGGQVLGAYEGFKSGHALNNKLVRALMADASAWEWVSYDSPAVPDPVEYATPAYA
- a CDS encoding cell division protein FtsQ/DivIB yields the protein MNAVLRIFVWLLALSVVALPVVAVVNGWVGAERWPLAKLRVHGEFKRVPAEQLQQVLLPYARAGFFAVKLQDAQDALEKLPWVESAQVRKQWPDVLEVTLVEHKPFARWGEGRLLSEQGKLFPTPKKLADLQLPELDGPDSQTEEVVKLYNDSRALFAPAGVDVRRLTMDARGSWSLVLSNGTEVVVGRDDARSRLQRFVRVLPQLANQAAPIERADLRYTNGFTLSWGTPAAPADAPATPARRTQERT
- the ftsZ gene encoding cell division protein FtsZ, whose amino-acid sequence is MAHFELIEKMAPNAVIKVVGVGGGGGNAVAHMVNSAVDGVEFITANTDSQAIKNCGAKLQLQLGTNVTKGLGAGANPEVGRQAALEDRERIMDALQGADMVFITAGMGGGTGTGAAPVVAQLAKEMGILTVAVVTKPFPFEGRRRMQVALKGIEELSQHCDSLITIPNEKLITVLGRNATMIQAFRAANDVLQGAVQGIADLIVRPGLINVDFADVRTVMSEMGLAMMGTGTARGDDRAQAAAEAAIQNPLLDDVNLAGANGILVNITAGADFTMAEFDEIGRTIDGFASEDATVVVGTVLDPDMQDEVRVTVVATGLNRVSASKSQRPGERAPIKLVRNATTGQPEFGEFDTGGDAVSKAVGGMGLGLRRASSDTAAASTASAPASSAPAAAELPNDYLDIPAFLRRQAD
- the secA gene encoding preprotein translocase subunit SecA; its protein translation is MINSLLTRVFGSRNERQLRQLNRIVAKINALEPEIEKLSDEQLQAKTPEFKQRIAGGEALDKVLPEAFAVCREAGRRVLGMRHYDVQLIGGMVLHLGKIAEMRTGEGKTLVATLPVYLNALEGKGVHVVTVNDYLARRDAAQMGKLYNWLGLSVGVVYPGMPHSDKREAYSADITYGTNNEFGFDYLRDNMALSKADRYQRGLHYAIVDEVDSILIDEARTPLIISGPADDSPELYIRVNRIVPNLVKQEVEDGEGDFWVDEKGKQVHLSEAGMEHAEQLLVEAGILNGDTEGLYAAQNLTVVHHLNAALRAHAIYQRDVDYIVRDGEVVIVDEFTGRTLAGRRWSDGLHQAVEAKEGVPVQRENQTLASITFQNLFRMYKKLSGMTGTADTEAFEFQSIYGLEVVVIPTNRPTIRKDSPDQVFLNRKGKFNAVLADIEECAKRGQPVLVGTTSIETSEMLSEHLRKAGVKHEVLNAKQHDREATIVANAGRPGAVTIATNMAGRGTDIVLGGSLEAELHALGEDATDEQKAAIKADWQQRHEAVKAAGGLHIVGTERHESRRIDNQLRGRSGRQGDPGSSRFYLSLEDNLMRIFASDWVQKAMRMMGMKEDDVIEDRLVSRQIEKAQRKVEAHNFDIRKNLLDFDDVNNDQRKVIYAQRDELLDAESVKENVDGIRDDVVFDIVARFVPPNSVDEQWDLRGLEATLESEFGLQMSLTDLVKSHEELDAETIAAKVQERVNQHFAEKEASVGDETMRALEKHVMLTVLDQSWKEHLARMDYLRQGIYLRGYAQKQPKQEYKKEAFELFSDMLENVKREVVTLLARVRIRSDEEVQALEAAERQQVEARLRQSQFQHQDAGGYSADEEAAQVQAAQQGVAQVQREEAKIGRNDPCPCGSGKKYKHCHGQLS
- a CDS encoding D-alanine--D-alanine ligase; the protein is MSTLTFPPLRSTDPAAFGRVAVLLGGTSSEREVSLDSGRNVLEALQSRGVDAFAVDGIPALARALAGGGIDRVFNILHGHNGGGEDGIVQGLMDAFGVPYTGSDVLGSALSMDKIRTKQVWLSVGLPTPQYRKVTAETVHAQARELGLPVVVKPANEGSSVGISRVTDEAGLDEAVALAARYDGQLLMEQMVVGDELTVAILGDVALPSIRIVPKGQWYDYNAKYIAEDTQYLCPGLDGEAEDELRRIALAAFRAAGCRGWGRVDVMRDRASGRFFLLEVNTAPGMTSHSLVPKAARQAGIGFEELVWRVLEQTLEAGHA
- a CDS encoding M23 family metallopeptidase, with translation MAFKKIVIKTREGQAKSALTRLRFYFEDRPRALLGSVLGVGCIIGFAGGIGANAFNDSRLQAKVDRQEAELAKVQRDAQTQVNALAARLGELQAQATRLNALGERLTQMGKLEDGEFDFNETPGLGDGDAGGPTSDIPVKDVNADLQVLEQRFAASGRQLSVMESLMFDHQLQQNAVPSRMPIRNSYVTSGFGTRADPFGRGAATHKGMDFHARVGDPVMAVADGVVSFSGVKGGYGNVVDVDHGNGYVTRYAHNSRLVVKVGDLVRAGQEVAKAGSTGRSTGAHVHFEVWENGNVVNPRKFLGDGGNTPVGRISRG
- the ftsA gene encoding cell division protein FtsA, producing the protein MNRKGDKSLIVGLDIGTSKVVALVGEYSPGNPIEVIGIGSHESRGLKRGVVVDIESTVQSIQRAVEEAELMAGCEIRSVYASISGNHVQCKNSPGIVPIRDGEVTWGDLDRVLDAAKAVAIPADQKILHAIPREYVLDDSQEGIRNPVGMTGVRLEVHAHLVVCAQSAAANISKCVQRCGLQVDDLVLSSLASSVAVLTADERELGVVLVDMGAGTTDIAVFVQGAICHTASLPIAGDHVTNDIAHMLRTPTPEAEQIKVRYACALAQLATAEESIQVPSVGDRPPRRMPRHSLAQAVQGRYEEIFEMVQAELRRSGFEELVRAGMVLTGGASKMEGVVELAEEMLQMPVRVGIPQHVTGLGEVVGNPVHATGVGLLLMGSQIEHPRRPSLPTGRAGSMFKKLKTWFRGEF
- a CDS encoding DciA family protein — translated: MSEPKSSVRPASVPKPALDAVMADKSGNPLRRALWLDALDRQLRPQLPPPLRSRCRLANVDGEHLVFLVESPVWHAKFRLAEAQLLDAARSIGLKATRVTIKTASTTPSRSPAIDNRNGPHAVSAATHKGLRDALAALQDVPSKPKKRS